The following nucleotide sequence is from Zingiber officinale cultivar Zhangliang chromosome 10A, Zo_v1.1, whole genome shotgun sequence.
caagtttgaattgagagttcgataaaatctaaacgaaccaagctcaacattataaaaaaaattaagtcaaatttgaacaatcatttcaacgaTTTGATTCCTTTtaggtttgacttgacttaactCAATTATTTTATCAATTTGAATATCATAAAGCTGGGTTAACTTGAGTTGTTTAAGATTTAGGGTTTACAGCCCTAAAATTCACTTATCAACAATGAAAAATCATGACTGCATGAGCACAATCGGCATTATGGTCCAGTTTTTAATCATAGCATTGCTGGATGGTTGCATGATGAAAGCATTTTCATTTTTCCAAAGAGAATCCAATCACCACAGGCACTTAACTTACCCTCTTCTCTCTTTCACGGTTTCCTCTTCACCAATAATCCTCCTTTGGCTTCGCCCGAGAGAAGCCATCGAGCACACATCATCATCCTCTGGTTTTGCAACTCCTTCATAAGAAAGTAATTAAGAGGGAAGAAAGAAGAagtaagattaaaaaaaaaaagcaaaagaaCAGCCCTGATTTAGGCTGTCAGAAAAAGCAAAGGATATATATTGGAGTTTGATGGCAAAATTACATTCCAAGGGTGACTTGATACGAGTGAAAAAAGATGGTCAAGTCCATCCTCCAAGACCTGCTTTATTTATCGGAAACCACcagttttttttcttctcccttttactttcttgagaaattcactatGGAAATTGCAGGATGCTTTCGCCTCTAGCTTAAAATTCCTTCCCTCAACTCTACATTGAATGAAGATTTATAGTATTTCTTTAAAAACCAACAGTGGCTATAGTCTTATCTTACTTTGCCCTCTGTAATTTCTGGattaaaatttatatcatatcCTACATGAAAGGAAAGGTTCTTGAACCTTGaagacaataacaacaacaatatcTCAATTCTCAACCTTCTAATTAATGTAATTTTCACTCTTCTCTATTCAATGTACTAACCACCATAACTTTGATATCAAGTGACGAGGGGGAACTCAAATGCACCTCATGAATGTCTCAAAAGATGTCAATTACTATATGATCCATGTTCAAGTATAAGTCTTTGGCATCCTCCCCGAGGCTCTttatctcttcttctccttttgccAGTGTTCAAGGAGTGGCAGTAGAAAAGAAAAGTGAAAATACAATTTAGATTCTCCATCGTTGAGGCCCATTGATGGATGTATAAAGGGCACCCTAAGCTCACAAACCTAATCCAAGCCAACAGCGACTGATACTTACACATTCTACCTCATCTCTCCTCTTTCTCCTAGTGAAGGTAAGTGAAGAAGAGATTTGATGTTTGTTCTCTCTCATTTCTTTTAGTTCTTTCTCGGTTTCTCTTGTAGTAATCTTCATGTCTTTTTACAATTGTTCTCCAGTGCATGAACATGAACATGAACGTAAAAGAGCTCAGAGTTGTCCTGTTACATAATCCAATTAATCGGTAATGGATTTTGCAGGGTTTTGATTTGAGAAGATGAACAGGAAACCTGGAGATTGGACCTGCAGGTCCTGCCAGCACCTCAACTTCAGCCGGCGTGATTCCTGTCAGCGCTGCGGCGACCAGCGGCCGACCGGCAGCGACCGCTCCGACTACTTCAGCTTCGGCGGCGGCCGCGGAGGCTCGTCGTTCGGCTTCATCGGCTCCGACGTCCGCCCCGGAGACTGGTACTGCTCCTGCGGCGCCCACAACTTCGCCAGCCGCTCCAGCTGCTTCAAGTGCGCATCCCTGAAGGAGGACTCCGCTGTCACCGGCGGCGGCGGCAGCTTCGACAGCGACACGCCGCGGTCCCGGGGTTACAGCTTCGGCGgaagcggcggcggcggaggcgtCCGTGCAGGATGGAAGTCCGGAGATTGGATTTGCAACAGGTGTCATTGGATGGATTCCTCTCTTCGCTGTCTAAATTTTAAACAAATGAAGAATAATATTTCCTAATCATGAGCGTGATTTTAAAAGGTCGGGCTGCAACGAACACAACTTCGCGAGCAGAATGGAGTGCTTCCGCTGCAATGCGCCGAGGGATTCCGGTACATTAACAATCAATTCGCGAGATTAATTGCCTGCTCTGTTCTTGAGAAAATTAACCTGAATTCATCGACATTTTTGCGATGACAGGCACCGAAGTCTGAGAAGAATCAAGGCGGAACGAACGAATTATGAACGAACGAATCAATGCATGAGAGCTTATGGTTTCTAGTTTTGTTTTGCTTCTTTGGTTTTGATGTTCATGCATGTACTACCGAACTAGTTAGTGTGTTTGCTGCACCTTAATTTTCTGCTTCATTTAGTATCTTCTTTTTTAGTTTCTTGTGATCGATGCATTAGATAATGAAATTGACGTCTGCTCTGTTGTTGGCCAAAGTTGACGTGCCAAAACTCATAATGCAAGTGTATCGATCTTTGTTCGGCCTTTTGCTTTTAAAGCATGTTTCTTTAATCAAGATTACTCCTGCACTAAAGGATGTGATATTTCATGTGATGAAAGAAAATTGCTCCGGTCAAAAGTTTTAAAGCGCCTTGAGTTTTTATTTGCATTGCATTTGCACCATCGTTACTTTCTATTTTGGCAGGATGCTTTTCCTTGATGTATTTGGATTGCACTTTAGGAGCTTTTCCAATCGCAATTTCATGATTTGTGTTCTTAAGAACGAGCTCGCTGTAATTCTGATTGGCCAAAACTTTATTTGGAGGGAGTAATAAGGCAGTTGCTGCAAGGGATAAAGGAAGCTCTCGATCGTTAGTACGTTTGAATCAACCCTCCCAACTCATTTAGTCATTTGTAGTCTATCTCTTGGTCTGCACCCCAGAAATGGTTCACTCAAGACTTAATTGGCTGACACCACTTTTAATAGCTCCAATCCATTGTATATCCCACGCGATAGCTTAGATGGAAGTAGCATTCCTGAAAAACCCCACGACACATGCTCAGATGGGATGAATTAGGTAAATTAGGCTGATTTAAGCTTGCAGACTGTTTACACTATTGGAGCAATATCAAAGAAACGCCAAAGAAATAACACAAAacaacaaaatcaaacaaaacattGTCAGAATAATATTTATGAGATAAATTTGGCGACAGCAATGGAGCTTATACGCATTTTGGGAAAAGTAAAATTCAGTAGGGTACACTGTAAGGGGCTAATGGGTACACAGGAATTGGATGGCATCAACAAACTTACGATCTACCCAGATCCAGGGAAGAAAGTTCAAACGCGGCTTCACCTGTTAAGTGTACAACACAATCAGAGATTACTGACAAATTGCTGCTCACAAAGATTTTTTATCGTTTCAGATTGCATCCAAACAGTCAACTGATCCCTTCTGCTCCAATTCATCACTTTGATATCAAATGCAGTGCGTTTCGTTGAAACTGTCTGATGAAAGAAGGCGGCTCATTAGCACTTTAAGCCTCTCAGCACCGGGACCAGGCCGGAGCTCAGTGACATTCCTCACTTGATACTGTAGATCATCACTTATATTCATTTTTAGTGCATCATACCATTTGCTAGGCACAAAACCATCCAGATCACGGCCCAAGAGCTCCTTATCAATCTTGTCAAGAACAGTGTCATTTCTGCCAAACTTCCTGGCAAATGGAGCATTGCTGATGACCATCTTTGAGAAGTCTTCTAGGGTGAGAAGGTGAGGATGCTGCTGTGGAGGGTTATCCCAAGCTATGAAATGAAGATCATTGTTGACAGTCGTGTTACGAAACTCAGGGGCATTGCAGATGACTGTCTGAAAGTATCCCTCAGGGGACGATATATAGTTTGCATAATACATTAGAATTGTCCTTGGAAGGTTGTCCCACCCCCACAAACAGAATTCAATGAACTGATGAGAAAGCATCATCCAAGCAGAACctgtgagaaaaaaaaaacatattaataACCACTAATGCCCCAGTGGAATCATGCAAAGTTTGAACAAGGAAAATGTATCGAATAATTCACTGGAAATTGACAGTTCGTGAATAGCTTCCTTACTAAATCATCTATTTTGATTCTCGAGCTCTTTTGaacacaatttttttttcacCATTCAAACAGAAGGTGGAGGTAACAATAGCAAGTTCATGGTTTTTTCAAACATTTCCAATGAAAAACATAAGAGGCACAGATAGATAATATACATATAAGACAAACACGAACCAGAATTATTTGGGGTCAGACACACAATCTTATCCATTTCCCTTAACGAAATCTAACAAGGTTATATCACTGCTAAAATTAAGATCTCATAAGCCGCGTTTAATGGTGTTATGTTCTCTTTAATTTCTCTGTACCATTCGTACCTTCAATCCTAATTGACTTAGCTAATCTAATTATTCAATTCATTAGTTTCCTTTGAATATGAAGCTaacatctcaatcaattttctATCTTTTATGGTCCATTTGAACTACATCTAGCTACTTTTAGATAGTCattgtcatcatcatcatcatagtGTCATGTTTATCCTAACTATTTGGTAGTTCACTACATGAATCTTATCCTCTATTGAGCTCAATGCAAACcatattgaaattaattaaaaaaaatttgttacattgaatattctttttaaaatcccTCACTATTGCTTACACAGTCCACTCTAATAGATTCAACTCTTCTAATTTATAGAACCAGTAACTACTTTTGAACATGGATAATAgtaatttttatgttattttctcATAAGTACACACTTTCCTATAAATATTTGTTTCTGTGTCACACTGAGCTTTTATGGCTGTCTTTTACAAAACTATCAATTATCACTGATAAAGTATGATTGACCATACATCACAATCTTATGAGAACTTCCATTTAGCCTAAGAAGCATTTGATCAAGACCCAGTACTGCAGAAACTCCTCAATTCTAACCATTCAGTCTTTATCATATTCATGATTGTTTCACCAGAACtctttatttaataatattgtacataaaaattattacaaaaatttCCTCTTCATTGAACTTAACTATCACCtcacttgtttttttttcttattgttgAAACTAGATTTCCTGCATAAGAGTTTTTAAAGCTTCTCTTTATGATTCATGCATAAATTCATTCTCTATTCTCTAATCAATTAACCAATTATATTAGCAAATAACATACACCATTAATGTTTAACCCATAGAGGTTTATCCAGAATATATCTGGCAAATTTATCTTAAAAAGTGTTTAAAAAAAAGGATGAAACTCACTAGAAGAATCAATTATTATAACCTCAATAACTCCAATACTGGTAACTACATTATTGAACATATTTTTTCCACAGCGATATAAAAATAATGTACTACTGATAATAGTAACTAAACTAACAGATGAAAAGAACAATTAAACAAGTCATACAAAGGAGTACATTTCAGACAAAAACAACATGTAAGGAGTACATTGATCTCATGCTGCCATTGAACACTTATGTAAAGGATCTATGGCTAGAAAATATCTAGATGTCTTAAATTACACTTAACCACATTAAATCAAGTTTTCTTTATTCCTCCTCTAACTCTCACATTCAACTCTAATTGATTTGATTCATTTAACTACAGAAATTACTCAGTTGATCAAGAGTCAATCATGAACATGACTGTATCATCTTTATTTTCTCTTATTGTATTATTCATTGaaactaatatctaatttcaCTTGGACTCTATTTTATCTATCATAAATTGTGGGAGAATCATGGGTAATCAAC
It contains:
- the LOC122027508 gene encoding TATA-binding protein-associated factor 2N-like; the protein is MNRKPGDWTCRSCQHLNFSRRDSCQRCGDQRPTGSDRSDYFSFGGGRGGSSFGFIGSDVRPGDWYCSCGAHNFASRSSCFKCASLKEDSAVTGGGGSFDSDTPRSRGYSFGGSGGGGGVRAGWKSGDWICNRSGCNEHNFASRMECFRCNAPRDSGTEV